A DNA window from Candidatus Cloacimonadota bacterium contains the following coding sequences:
- a CDS encoding nucleotide sugar dehydrogenase: MPNFSLSPDGTEYLLPTQEESKFEREEVLRITEEQRKLGRKIVTVQGMGFVGCVMAVVVADATDENGEPIYYVHGHQRPSKRSFWKVPVINTGVPPVSSSDPEVPELFERCVNQKHNFRATWHDVAYEVADVVVVDIQLDATKPAFGEAEKGYCDITHFRDGMRTLGQHIRPECLVLVETTVPPGTSERIVKPIIEEEFVKRGIDVKKNPALVAHSYERVMPGAKYVSSIRDFWRVFSGVNDMSKQLAREFLSNVLNVENYPLTELENTNASEMAKVMENSYRATNIALTLEWARFAEKIGVDLFKVRDAIRKRKGTHDNLLRPSLGVGGYCLTKDPVLANWAMKDVFEIDDSLAIAVNSVNINDTMPTHTVDLIKEEIPELRDVKISVLGVSYLEDVGDTRHSPSYTLVRLLREEWADVKCHDQYVEYWAELETEDIFNDLDKILPGSDVVIFAVGHSEYKTIDPKYLIETCGKKPLIVDCSNFLCDDKIKKFKELGCIVKGVGKGHISAL; encoded by the coding sequence ATGCCTAACTTTTCATTATCACCGGATGGTACAGAATATCTGCTGCCAACACAGGAAGAATCAAAATTTGAACGCGAAGAAGTACTGCGGATAACGGAAGAACAGCGTAAACTGGGAAGAAAGATTGTAACCGTGCAGGGCATGGGCTTTGTCGGCTGCGTGATGGCTGTTGTGGTAGCTGATGCTACAGACGAAAATGGAGAGCCGATTTATTATGTTCATGGACATCAAAGACCTTCCAAACGCTCTTTCTGGAAAGTTCCTGTCATTAATACCGGAGTGCCGCCTGTAAGTTCTTCCGATCCGGAAGTACCGGAATTATTTGAACGCTGTGTAAATCAGAAGCATAATTTCAGAGCAACTTGGCACGATGTAGCCTATGAAGTTGCTGATGTTGTGGTTGTAGATATTCAACTGGATGCCACTAAACCCGCTTTTGGCGAAGCTGAAAAGGGTTACTGTGATATTACACATTTCCGTGATGGCATGCGAACTCTGGGACAGCATATTCGTCCGGAATGTCTGGTTCTGGTAGAAACTACAGTTCCTCCTGGAACCAGTGAACGAATCGTAAAACCGATTATCGAAGAAGAATTCGTTAAACGTGGAATAGATGTTAAAAAAAATCCTGCTCTTGTTGCTCATTCCTACGAAAGGGTGATGCCGGGAGCAAAATATGTCAGCTCTATTCGTGATTTCTGGCGGGTTTTTTCCGGAGTGAATGATATGAGCAAACAGCTGGCTCGAGAATTTCTCAGCAATGTACTGAATGTGGAAAATTATCCTCTTACAGAACTGGAAAACACCAATGCTTCTGAAATGGCTAAGGTTATGGAAAATTCTTATCGCGCTACAAATATTGCTTTAACTCTGGAATGGGCCAGGTTTGCTGAGAAAATCGGAGTTGATCTGTTCAAAGTACGTGATGCTATCCGCAAAAGAAAAGGTACTCATGACAACTTGCTGCGACCCAGTCTGGGAGTTGGAGGTTATTGTCTTACTAAAGATCCTGTTCTAGCCAACTGGGCCATGAAAGATGTTTTTGAGATTGATGATAGCCTGGCAATTGCAGTAAATTCAGTAAATATAAATGATACCATGCCAACCCATACCGTGGATTTGATCAAAGAGGAAATTCCGGAACTGAGAGATGTTAAAATATCTGTTCTGGGTGTTTCTTATCTGGAAGATGTAGGTGATACAAGACATTCTCCATCTTATACTTTAGTTCGTTTGCTACGTGAGGAATGGGCAGATGTGAAATGCCATGATCAATATGTGGAATACTGGGCAGAACTGGAAACAGAAGATATCTTTAATGATCTGGACAAAATTCTGCCGGGCTCTGACGTAGTAATTTTTGCTGTTGGTCATTCAGAATACAAAACTATCGATCCAAAATACCTGATAGAAACCTGTGGTAAAAAACCGCTCATAGTTGATTGTTCCAACTTCCTGTGCGATGATAAGATCAAGAAGTTCAAAGAACTGGGCTGCATCGTGAAAGGAGTAGGGAAGGGGCATATTTCAGCTCTATGA